In one window of Deltaproteobacteria bacterium DNA:
- a CDS encoding class I SAM-dependent methyltransferase, protein MSSKDIKTIQAEVDDYGVNHWLANNVRLNLFTKPWHKPRLEAVLANVTGEEILDIACATGELTNEIRKHANPKRIIGLEGCLAVVEEARKLYPEVIFEHGLVQEMNYPEKSFDAIHAGEIIEHIDDPFAFVERLARITRESAVVTTPTEVVNDPGHVAIFTEAGLKNVLEHGFCDVRIIDAGRTFVGVCHGPKF, encoded by the coding sequence GTGTCCTCTAAAGACATCAAGACGATTCAGGCCGAGGTCGATGATTACGGCGTCAACCACTGGCTCGCGAACAACGTGCGGCTCAATCTCTTCACCAAGCCGTGGCACAAGCCGCGTCTCGAGGCGGTTCTGGCCAACGTCACGGGCGAGGAAATTCTCGACATCGCGTGCGCAACGGGCGAGTTGACCAACGAGATTCGCAAACACGCGAATCCCAAACGCATCATCGGACTCGAAGGCTGCCTCGCTGTGGTGGAGGAGGCGCGTAAACTTTATCCCGAGGTGATTTTCGAACACGGCCTGGTGCAGGAAATGAATTACCCCGAAAAAAGTTTCGACGCCATTCATGCGGGGGAGATCATCGAGCACATCGACGATCCGTTCGCATTCGTCGAACGGCTCGCGCGGATCACGCGCGAAAGCGCCGTGGTGACGACGCCGACCGAGGTCGTGAACGATCCCGGCCACGTGGCGATTTTCACCGAGGCGGGTTTGAAAAATGTGCTGGAGCACGGGTTTTGCGACGTGCGGATCATCGACGCGGGGCGCACGTTCGTCGGCGTGTGTCACGGACCCAAATTCTGA